One segment of Bacteroidales bacterium DNA contains the following:
- the ispG gene encoding (E)-4-hydroxy-3-methylbut-2-enyl-diphosphate synthase has product MKVRIGNVHIGDGSRVLIQSMTNTPTMDTTATVEQCIRLFNAGAELVRITTRNLEEAENLANIRRILRERGYHQPLCADVHFNPVVAETAARLVEKVRINPGNYGTGRPLPPEAYTEEVFLAEQEQIRKNIRSLLAICREHGTALRIGVNHGSLSARMMARYGDTPEGMAESAMEFIRLCREENFHNLVVSMKASNVRIMVYATRLVVQKMKAEGALYPVHLGVTEAGEGEDGRIRSAAGIGTLLAEGIGDTIRVSLTEDPVEEIPVAQHLVKLAEKWKTAGKPEQKAGPGKTSFEPRPVTPLPGHVTALVVADSADGTSPCQTPPDILFLTKPSLLLNLMPGQMYLCDHEAWADLFTDLPLIMPLIPAGHFQHFVTRILPSLPAPSAPAGQPQESRLTKPHEPASGSQRPIALLASPATLTPILPLLQNTPSVLIVLQSFSPHPSAEFREALSLMEKSSLRNRVILNLNYATDDADALRIQASAEAAPALIDGLANGIWLRNAGTIAQETVVSAAMGILQACRLRTFRTEYIACPSCGRTLFNIMDVLRKVKEHTHHLSHLKIAVMGCIVNGPGEMADADYGYVGAGPGRVTIYKGKNPVRKNIPEENAIAELIQVIKENGDWMEVPHPGE; this is encoded by the coding sequence ATGAAGGTTCGAATCGGTAACGTGCACATCGGAGACGGTTCCCGCGTCCTGATCCAGTCAATGACGAACACTCCCACCATGGATACGACGGCGACGGTGGAGCAGTGCATCCGGTTGTTTAACGCCGGAGCGGAGCTGGTGCGCATCACCACCCGCAATCTGGAGGAAGCAGAGAACCTGGCCAACATTCGCCGCATCCTGCGGGAAAGAGGGTATCACCAGCCCCTCTGCGCCGATGTGCATTTCAATCCGGTCGTGGCAGAAACTGCCGCCCGCCTGGTGGAAAAGGTGCGCATCAATCCCGGAAATTACGGTACCGGCCGTCCGCTTCCGCCGGAGGCATATACAGAAGAAGTTTTTCTGGCCGAGCAGGAACAGATCCGGAAAAACATCCGCTCCCTGCTTGCTATTTGTCGTGAACACGGCACAGCCCTCCGCATCGGGGTGAACCATGGCTCTCTCAGCGCCCGCATGATGGCCCGCTATGGCGATACCCCCGAAGGAATGGCTGAAAGCGCCATGGAGTTTATCCGCCTGTGCCGCGAAGAGAACTTCCACAACCTGGTGGTTTCGATGAAAGCCAGCAACGTGCGCATCATGGTATATGCCACCCGGCTGGTGGTGCAGAAAATGAAAGCCGAAGGAGCGCTGTATCCCGTGCACCTTGGCGTAACCGAAGCCGGTGAAGGGGAAGACGGCCGCATCCGGTCGGCAGCCGGCATCGGCACCCTGCTGGCCGAAGGAATCGGTGATACCATCCGCGTTTCCCTCACCGAAGACCCTGTAGAGGAAATTCCCGTAGCACAGCACCTGGTGAAACTGGCTGAAAAGTGGAAAACGGCAGGGAAACCGGAACAGAAAGCCGGTCCGGGAAAAACATCTTTTGAGCCCCGTCCGGTAACCCCTCTTCCCGGCCACGTTACCGCCCTGGTTGTAGCCGACAGCGCCGACGGAACATCGCCCTGCCAGACCCCGCCCGACATTCTTTTTCTCACCAAACCTTCCCTGCTCCTGAACCTGATGCCCGGGCAGATGTATCTGTGCGATCATGAAGCCTGGGCCGATCTGTTCACGGACCTCCCCCTCATCATGCCCCTTATACCGGCCGGGCACTTCCAACACTTTGTTACCCGCATTCTCCCCAGCCTCCCTGCCCCCTCTGCCCCGGCCGGTCAACCCCAGGAATCCCGGTTAACAAAACCGCACGAGCCGGCGTCCGGCAGCCAGCGGCCAATAGCCCTTCTCGCCTCGCCAGCCACCCTCACCCCCATCCTTCCCCTTCTGCAAAATACACCCTCTGTGCTGATCGTTCTTCAGTCCTTCTCGCCCCATCCTTCGGCCGAATTCCGCGAAGCGCTGAGCCTGATGGAGAAATCCTCCCTTCGCAATCGGGTTATTCTCAATCTGAACTATGCCACAGACGATGCCGACGCACTTCGCATCCAGGCCTCTGCCGAAGCCGCACCCGCACTGATCGACGGGCTGGCCAACGGCATCTGGCTCAGGAATGCCGGCACCATAGCACAGGAAACGGTTGTTTCAGCCGCTATGGGCATCCTTCAGGCCTGCCGCCTGCGCACCTTCCGTACCGAATACATCGCCTGCCCTTCCTGCGGACGTACCCTTTTCAACATCATGGACGTGCTCCGCAAGGTGAAAGAACATACGCACCATCTTTCCCACCTCAAAATTGCCGTAATGGGCTGTATTGTTAACGGCCCCGGAGAAATGGCCGATGCCGACTACGGCTATGTGGGGGCCGGCCCGGGCCGTGTGACGATCTACAAAGGGAAAAATCCCGTTCGGAAAAACATCCCCGAAGAAAACGCCATCGCCGAACTGATTCAGGTTATCAAAGAAAATGGCGACTGGATGGAAGTACCTCACCCTGGCGAATAA
- a CDS encoding cysteine--tRNA ligase — protein MQSPLYLYNTLTRRKEPFEPLHPPFVGMYVCGPTVYSETHLGHARPAITFDILFRWLQHLGYRVRYVRNITDVGHLENDADSGEDKIGKKARLEQLEPMEIVQRYMNSFHYNMQLLNTLPPSIEPMASGHIIEQQQMVQEILRNGYAYEVNGSVYFDVERYNKDYHYGKLSGRVLDDLLSYTRDLSGTEEKRSPYDFALWKKADPAHIMRWPSPWGEGYPGWHLECSVMSTKYLGEVFDIHGGGMDLLFPHHECEIAQNVAARGKESVRYWIHNNMITINGQKMARSLNNFITLQELFSGRHPLLAKAYSPMTVRFFILQAHYRSTLDFSNEALQAAEKGLERLLLAMENLERISPSPSGTVDTSQLEAACREAMNDDLNTPVLIALLFEQVKVINQLLEGTASIDATHLENLKRVFRTYGQEILGLQAEKAGRTDDRLPALVDLVLRLRQEARQRKDFASSDRIRDALLKLGIEIKDTKQGTEWRLV, from the coding sequence ATGCAGTCCCCGTTATACCTTTACAATACGCTTACCCGCAGAAAGGAACCCTTTGAGCCCCTGCACCCGCCCTTTGTGGGCATGTATGTATGCGGCCCCACGGTGTACAGCGAAACCCACCTGGGCCATGCCCGCCCGGCCATCACCTTCGACATTCTCTTCCGCTGGCTTCAGCACCTGGGTTACAGGGTACGCTATGTGCGCAACATTACCGATGTAGGCCACCTGGAAAACGACGCCGACAGCGGCGAGGACAAAATCGGCAAAAAGGCCCGCCTCGAACAGCTCGAGCCGATGGAGATTGTCCAGCGCTATATGAATTCCTTTCACTACAACATGCAACTGCTCAACACCCTCCCCCCTTCGATCGAACCCATGGCCTCGGGCCACATCATCGAACAGCAGCAGATGGTGCAGGAAATCCTCCGCAACGGTTATGCCTATGAGGTGAACGGTTCGGTTTACTTCGATGTGGAGCGGTACAACAAAGACTACCATTACGGAAAGCTTTCGGGCCGTGTGCTCGACGACCTCCTGAGCTATACCCGCGACCTTTCGGGCACGGAAGAAAAACGGAGTCCCTACGACTTTGCCCTCTGGAAGAAAGCCGATCCGGCCCACATCATGCGCTGGCCTTCGCCCTGGGGCGAGGGATACCCGGGCTGGCACCTCGAATGCTCGGTGATGAGCACCAAATACCTCGGCGAAGTGTTCGACATCCACGGCGGAGGCATGGACCTGCTCTTCCCGCATCATGAATGCGAGATTGCCCAGAACGTGGCCGCCCGGGGAAAGGAATCCGTGCGCTACTGGATCCACAACAACATGATCACCATCAACGGGCAGAAGATGGCCCGCTCGCTCAACAACTTCATCACCCTCCAGGAACTGTTCTCCGGCCGGCATCCTTTGCTGGCGAAGGCTTACAGTCCTATGACCGTGCGCTTTTTTATCCTCCAGGCGCATTACCGCAGTACCCTCGACTTCTCCAACGAAGCCCTCCAGGCCGCTGAGAAAGGCCTCGAACGCCTTTTGCTGGCTATGGAAAACCTGGAACGCATATCTCCTTCTCCTTCCGGCACGGTGGATACCTCACAGCTGGAGGCAGCCTGCAGGGAAGCCATGAACGATGATCTCAATACCCCGGTGCTCATCGCCCTGCTGTTTGAACAGGTGAAGGTCATTAACCAGCTTCTTGAGGGCACAGCATCCATTGATGCAACCCATCTGGAAAACCTGAAGCGGGTCTTCCGCACTTACGGACAGGAAATACTGGGCTTACAGGCTGAAAAGGCAGGACGAACGGACGACCGGCTTCCGGCTCTGGTGGACCTTGTGCTCCGGCTCCGGCAGGAAGCCCGCCAGCGAAAAGACTTTGCCTCCTCCGACCGGATCCGCGACGCCCTGCTGAAACTGGGCATTGAAATAAAAGACACAAAGCAGGGAACGGAATGGAGATTGGTGTGA